Proteins from one Prevotella sp. E2-28 genomic window:
- a CDS encoding choice-of-anchor J domain-containing protein: MKTIFAGAIAALLGMPAVSLAQSVIINGSLVNSYSYGKDPTGSTSGLGWHQTSVGNGAWIDDEGVAQSTGAANIGLLSIDIANVSKTKVDHWSITEGASIKSETQVISDFDWLIRDHVLYSYPSGVYVGGNTYYSFFMHEANASGNIDIEYGSEEYEVLVRKYTWDVEEGTGKYINVKRQDVGKMKTQQPIDLTYDPFNDVVYGIFYDGNTYKIGTLDMETFKVTNISREGLLYGAPKCIAVNSKGELYAIDASGNVYRIDKTDGRLNTIGNVGFKSQDQYMSATFDLRTDKLYWIGFINNGNSTNATDGTNTTLAPSLGGRDTGVFEIDTNTGAATLIGELYQPIGADLDDDSNLIYHGYRGLQITGIYVDGCFTRKNIDQRIMLKSYPSQMKIGDTKEVTVSVKNIGLQRVLAKNYVVNFYADNELVATIDRDDDVTPVNNLEQGQSQTLTFTVTAKKAGTMTIYAEVVNADDEEQRNNKTEVGTIIVLSDVILPTVELNGQFRNASVKLTWTNPNGHFVEGAEQYAAFSYDGLGAWTMVDGDKAFTQKPNNLFSTVDYPNANTPKAFIVMDPYKAGLGPDVNLNGERFLPHTGNQYFAAFYSAQRDGDGNGYEVDNDDYMVSPILNGNAQTISFWAKGYRGTEASGYQTDMTFKETIEVLYTLDAANLDPTTYSVAKEEFVINDKVWEMYTADLPAGAKHFALHRTSKATEYVDYEGTQQKVAGTGSFMMMIDDITFQAEPRTVVGYNIYKNNEKVETLAADAASYGPVNAENSDLFYVTAIYEDGESLPSNPYGIDYITAIDTPKTSSIKSLTSNYYDLNGRAVKGQLRPGIYVVKQNGQTRKMIIR; encoded by the coding sequence ATGAAAACAATCTTTGCAGGTGCCATAGCTGCCCTGCTCGGAATGCCAGCCGTATCACTGGCGCAATCAGTGATTATCAACGGCTCACTCGTCAACTCCTACTCCTATGGTAAAGACCCCACAGGAAGCACCAGCGGACTAGGCTGGCACCAGACCTCTGTAGGTAATGGTGCATGGATTGACGACGAAGGCGTGGCCCAGTCTACCGGTGCTGCCAACATCGGTCTGCTGTCAATCGACATTGCTAATGTATCGAAGACAAAAGTTGATCACTGGTCAATCACCGAGGGTGCTTCTATCAAAAGTGAAACACAGGTTATCAGCGATTTCGACTGGCTCATCCGTGACCACGTGCTCTACAGCTACCCCAGTGGTGTGTATGTAGGCGGCAATACCTATTACTCTTTCTTCATGCACGAGGCTAATGCTTCAGGAAATATTGATATTGAGTATGGTAGCGAGGAATACGAAGTGCTGGTTCGCAAATATACCTGGGATGTAGAAGAAGGTACTGGCAAGTATATCAACGTGAAGCGTCAGGATGTTGGTAAGATGAAGACACAGCAGCCTATCGACCTGACCTACGACCCATTCAACGACGTAGTGTATGGCATCTTCTACGATGGCAACACCTATAAGATTGGAACACTCGACATGGAGACCTTCAAGGTAACAAATATCTCACGCGAGGGTCTGCTCTATGGCGCACCAAAGTGTATCGCCGTGAATTCAAAGGGTGAGCTCTACGCCATCGATGCCAGCGGAAATGTGTATCGCATTGACAAGACCGACGGACGTCTGAACACCATCGGCAACGTAGGTTTCAAGAGTCAGGATCAGTATATGTCGGCCACTTTCGACCTGCGTACTGACAAGCTCTACTGGATTGGTTTCATCAACAATGGTAATAGCACAAATGCTACCGATGGCACCAACACCACACTAGCTCCCTCACTGGGTGGTCGCGACACTGGTGTGTTTGAAATCGACACGAACACAGGTGCTGCCACACTGATTGGCGAGTTGTATCAGCCCATTGGTGCTGATCTCGATGACGATAGCAACCTGATATATCACGGCTATCGTGGCTTGCAGATTACAGGTATCTATGTAGATGGTTGCTTTACCCGCAAGAACATCGATCAGCGCATCATGCTGAAGAGCTATCCCTCACAGATGAAGATTGGCGATACAAAGGAAGTTACCGTCAGCGTAAAGAACATCGGTCTGCAGAGAGTGCTGGCAAAGAACTATGTTGTAAACTTCTATGCTGACAATGAGCTCGTAGCTACCATTGACCGCGATGATGACGTTACACCCGTAAATAATCTGGAACAGGGCCAGAGCCAGACTCTGACCTTCACAGTAACAGCTAAGAAGGCTGGTACGATGACCATCTATGCAGAAGTGGTAAATGCCGACGACGAGGAACAGCGTAACAACAAGACAGAGGTAGGCACCATCATCGTACTGAGCGACGTCATCCTGCCCACAGTAGAGCTGAACGGTCAGTTCCGTAATGCCAGCGTGAAACTCACATGGACGAACCCCAACGGACATTTCGTAGAGGGTGCAGAGCAGTATGCTGCATTCAGCTATGACGGATTGGGCGCATGGACGATGGTAGATGGCGACAAGGCCTTTACTCAGAAGCCCAACAACCTGTTCAGCACCGTTGACTATCCCAATGCCAACACCCCCAAGGCCTTTATCGTGATGGATCCTTACAAGGCTGGTCTTGGTCCTGATGTCAACCTGAACGGAGAACGCTTCCTGCCTCATACCGGCAATCAGTACTTCGCAGCCTTCTATAGCGCACAGCGTGATGGCGATGGTAATGGCTACGAGGTTGATAACGACGACTACATGGTATCACCCATCCTCAATGGCAACGCACAGACTATTTCATTCTGGGCAAAGGGCTATCGTGGCACTGAGGCTTCTGGCTATCAGACTGACATGACCTTCAAGGAGACTATCGAAGTGCTTTATACACTGGATGCAGCCAACCTTGACCCCACAACCTATTCTGTAGCTAAGGAGGAATTCGTTATCAATGATAAGGTTTGGGAGATGTACACTGCCGACCTGCCCGCAGGTGCTAAGCATTTTGCCCTGCATCGTACCAGCAAGGCTACGGAGTATGTAGATTATGAGGGCACCCAGCAGAAGGTGGCTGGCACAGGTAGCTTCATGATGATGATTGATGACATTACCTTCCAGGCAGAGCCACGCACCGTTGTGGGATATAACATCTACAAGAACAACGAGAAGGTAGAAACACTGGCTGCAGACGCCGCATCTTACGGCCCCGTTAACGCAGAAAACAGCGACCTGTTCTACGTTACTGCTATCTACGAGGATGGTGAGTCACTGCCATCAAATCCTTATGGCATTGACTATATCACCGCCATTGACACTCCAAAGACCTCAAGCATCAAGTCTCTGACCTCAAACTACTACGACCTCAACGGACGTGCCGTGAAGGGTCAGTTGCGCCCAGGTATCTATGTGGTGAAGCAGAACGGACAGACTCGTAAAATGATTATCAGATAA
- a CDS encoding carboxypeptidase-like regulatory domain-containing protein has translation MTAKIKHSVTNLTLLLLMLFAGAVNTHAEDFENLTLTDANGAALTSSFSYGYGLSNGWKIVNGTIYPYAGTTNYGLVNATKKGHDESNYYLEASYGKTNTAYVFIPEQITGTVKFWAKSNLTSQSKNSSSVKIYEADADGNVTNTVLYSATPTKGGKAWVEHTVENAEGKYIAINLVYTDLDDFTYGDGGNGGGGDNPPVFVEKKALKALALERVSDYEITANKENKYEMLFNVKVQNSGNVTLNADEISVSITNSNGTILGTATATDSLKVDSSIVIPVTVTADAGQGGYFAFYAKENLTNTYVKNEAGNNTAVNAHITAYYATFAILDPNGVKLMSNEEIVYGTSNTAMTKSVTIKNEGTAPLKVSSITLPEGFTTPEDSFYVAAGSEKTVDITMAVSEPYGVKQGNVTIEHALGTFTFAVKGTSIDPSIYFESFESNTLPESWTIGEKWTITTQSGNHYVQQTSLTDTTAIITQRLTVNEGEVMTVDDKRAYATSAATLVVSYSMNKSDWTEAGRFELTSAFVTDTLKNIPAGDIYLKFEGRYVAIDNLAGFHISSNAPMLTVYDAKGETLADSTAHDLGTITADALTSFIIKNTGTGTLNVKIQAEGAITANKQQVTLAAEMSDSIKVTMPVEPFGQKEGVLIITGEEKEVKVVMTAYSRDPKILFVDFQDQAWPKGWTADEKWNISHESYSSTDYYAEHYDYTGKASNLITQKLKVTEGAAMTFKAKRASEVNDSKLTVYTSTDRKEWTPANDYTEQLTTDWTSFELSNITAGEYFLRFEAANVDIDNIEGFEPVADYHIVTMDATLPDSAIINWEYEAKAVVKNLWADNEEVTVKFFLAGEEKVSEKYTLAYGETQTLAYAFTPHAEAQNVEAWFEITYGEQVSKSDVKTFNIVAESDETNAKIITGTVVYADDDTWPLAGVSIVLKATDKDVIYETVSDEKGQFSIKIFRSDLQYTLTATKEGMDEYTQTIVYVNDGNEYTIRMTDIQTAIKPLTSNLKPQTTTCFDLQGRQTTKAKGIVIINGKKYNKK, from the coding sequence ATGACCGCAAAAATCAAACATTCCGTTACAAATTTAACCCTTCTGCTCTTGATGCTCTTTGCAGGAGCTGTCAATACTCATGCAGAAGACTTTGAAAACCTGACACTCACCGACGCAAATGGCGCAGCCTTAACCAGTTCGTTTAGTTATGGCTATGGTCTTTCCAACGGGTGGAAGATTGTGAACGGAACGATATATCCCTATGCAGGTACCACAAACTACGGACTCGTCAACGCCACCAAGAAAGGACATGACGAGAGTAACTACTATCTGGAAGCATCGTATGGTAAGACAAATACGGCCTACGTATTTATACCTGAACAAATAACGGGAACAGTGAAGTTCTGGGCAAAATCAAATTTAACCAGCCAATCCAAGAACAGCAGTTCCGTTAAGATATACGAGGCTGATGCCGATGGTAACGTGACGAACACCGTGCTCTATTCCGCCACACCAACGAAAGGCGGCAAAGCATGGGTAGAGCATACCGTTGAGAATGCTGAAGGCAAATATATCGCTATTAACTTGGTTTACACAGACCTCGACGACTTCACCTATGGCGATGGCGGTAATGGTGGCGGTGGCGACAACCCACCCGTATTCGTAGAGAAGAAAGCGCTGAAAGCCCTGGCACTGGAGCGCGTTAGCGACTACGAGATTACGGCCAACAAGGAAAACAAATACGAGATGCTGTTTAACGTGAAGGTGCAGAACAGCGGAAACGTGACGCTGAACGCCGATGAAATCAGCGTAAGTATCACAAATAGCAATGGAACAATCCTTGGTACTGCCACAGCAACAGACTCGCTGAAAGTAGATTCCAGCATCGTCATCCCCGTTACGGTGACAGCCGACGCAGGACAAGGCGGCTACTTCGCGTTCTATGCCAAAGAGAACCTCACCAATACCTATGTTAAGAATGAGGCAGGCAACAACACCGCCGTCAATGCGCACATCACGGCCTACTATGCTACCTTTGCCATCTTAGACCCCAACGGTGTCAAGCTCATGAGCAACGAGGAGATAGTATATGGTACGAGCAATACGGCTATGACCAAGAGCGTCACCATCAAGAATGAAGGAACGGCGCCACTGAAAGTCAGCAGCATCACCCTGCCAGAAGGTTTTACCACTCCCGAGGACTCGTTCTATGTAGCTGCAGGTAGTGAAAAAACGGTTGATATCACCATGGCTGTCAGTGAGCCTTACGGCGTGAAGCAGGGTAACGTGACCATAGAACACGCACTGGGAACCTTTACCTTTGCCGTAAAAGGTACCTCGATAGACCCCAGCATCTATTTCGAGAGCTTCGAAAGCAACACGTTGCCAGAGTCATGGACTATCGGTGAGAAATGGACTATCACCACGCAGAGCGGCAACCACTATGTGCAGCAGACCAGTCTGACTGACACCACAGCCATCATCACCCAGCGCCTCACAGTGAACGAGGGTGAAGTGATGACCGTTGACGACAAGCGTGCTTATGCCACCAGTGCCGCCACACTCGTGGTTTCTTACTCAATGAACAAGAGCGACTGGACAGAGGCAGGACGATTTGAACTGACATCGGCCTTCGTGACCGACACGCTAAAAAACATCCCTGCTGGCGACATCTATCTGAAATTTGAAGGACGCTATGTGGCCATTGACAACCTGGCTGGCTTCCATATCAGCAGTAACGCACCGATGCTGACCGTCTATGATGCCAAGGGCGAGACATTGGCCGACAGTACAGCTCATGATTTGGGCACCATCACTGCTGATGCCCTCACCTCATTTATCATTAAGAACACAGGCACGGGAACCCTCAACGTAAAGATTCAGGCTGAGGGTGCCATCACTGCCAACAAGCAACAGGTAACACTGGCTGCCGAGATGAGCGACAGCATCAAGGTGACGATGCCTGTAGAACCTTTCGGACAGAAAGAAGGCGTGCTGATTATCACTGGAGAGGAGAAAGAAGTGAAAGTGGTGATGACGGCCTACAGCCGCGACCCGAAGATTCTGTTCGTGGATTTCCAAGATCAGGCATGGCCGAAGGGATGGACTGCCGACGAGAAATGGAACATCTCGCACGAGAGCTATTCGTCAACAGACTATTATGCTGAGCACTACGACTATACTGGTAAAGCCAGCAATCTGATTACTCAGAAACTGAAGGTGACAGAAGGAGCAGCCATGACCTTCAAGGCTAAACGTGCCAGCGAGGTGAACGACTCGAAACTGACCGTCTATACCTCGACCGACCGCAAGGAATGGACACCTGCCAATGACTATACGGAGCAACTCACAACGGATTGGACTTCCTTCGAGCTCAGCAACATCACTGCCGGTGAGTATTTCCTGCGCTTCGAGGCTGCCAATGTAGATATCGATAACATTGAAGGTTTTGAACCTGTAGCTGACTATCACATCGTCACGATGGATGCCACACTACCCGACTCAGCCATTATCAACTGGGAATATGAAGCCAAGGCCGTTGTCAAGAACCTATGGGCTGACAACGAAGAGGTAACAGTAAAATTCTTCCTGGCAGGCGAAGAGAAGGTTTCTGAGAAATACACGCTGGCCTATGGCGAGACACAGACACTGGCCTACGCCTTCACTCCTCATGCCGAGGCACAGAATGTAGAGGCGTGGTTTGAGATAACCTATGGCGAACAGGTTTCGAAGAGTGATGTAAAGACTTTCAATATCGTGGCCGAGAGCGACGAGACCAATGCGAAGATTATCACCGGCACCGTGGTCTATGCCGATGACGATACATGGCCACTCGCTGGCGTGAGCATCGTACTGAAAGCCACTGACAAGGATGTAATCTATGAAACCGTCAGCGATGAAAAGGGACAATTCAGCATCAAGATTTTCCGTAGCGACCTGCAGTACACACTTACGGCCACCAAGGAAGGCATGGATGAATACACACAGACAATCGTTTACGTGAACGACGGCAATGAATATACTATTCGTATGACCGACATCCAGACAGCAATCAAACCCCTAACCTCTAACCTCAAACCCCAAACCACAACCTGCTTCGACCTACAGGGACGTCAGACCACCAAGGCCAAGGGCATCGTGATTATCAACGGAAAGAAATATAACAAAAAATAA
- a CDS encoding AraC family transcriptional regulator, with the protein MKRIFTTYILFLLVSICSAAPQENAASSEKLAELSSEALMERGRIFFEKRQAGQALECFSIIADRQQEGTLEEAKWRVRALNNSACVYKYFYFDYIQAHEHLMRAYQLCDSIHDDDFMPIIMVNLGDLINDSSNDSQSETLTNQAQDIFEQCIEKAVEAKNWELMVTAFFNLSSLNYELPLDKFGILFSTEIPEDTPDLQYVRLQYKGLESLQQKQFETARSYFMEQLSAISTPWEPKRDSVATYMNIAYTYRLEQDHANEIEYLKKALQLASDNNINDQATNIGYLLIAAQAKELTDRQAMQIIIIIAIGLALLIVIVFAFLLWQKNRQLSNRNRSLYEKNRQMLEMEREEQALRKEVVENKYSRSNLSDEQKDTLIFRIQDILSNPENICQPEFTLAKLAKQAESNTTYVSQVINERYGQAFSNVLSSFRIKEACRRMSDESDKFGNMTIEGIATSVGFKSRTAFINAFKREVGLTPSEYLRMALSKES; encoded by the coding sequence ATGAAGCGAATTTTTACTACATATATTCTCTTTTTATTAGTTTCCATCTGCTCGGCAGCACCACAGGAAAATGCAGCCAGCAGCGAAAAACTAGCCGAGCTCTCATCAGAGGCACTGATGGAGCGCGGACGCATTTTCTTTGAGAAGCGACAAGCCGGACAGGCACTGGAATGCTTCAGCATCATTGCAGACAGGCAGCAGGAAGGCACGCTAGAGGAAGCGAAATGGCGTGTGCGTGCGCTCAACAACAGCGCTTGCGTCTATAAATACTTCTACTTTGACTACATACAGGCTCACGAGCACCTAATGCGAGCCTACCAGTTGTGCGACAGCATTCACGACGATGATTTCATGCCTATCATCATGGTGAATCTGGGCGACCTGATTAATGACTCAAGCAATGACTCACAATCAGAAACGCTGACAAATCAGGCGCAGGACATCTTCGAGCAGTGTATTGAAAAGGCCGTAGAGGCCAAGAACTGGGAACTGATGGTAACGGCGTTCTTCAACCTGTCGAGCCTGAATTACGAATTACCACTGGACAAGTTTGGCATCCTCTTTTCCACAGAGATTCCTGAGGACACGCCCGACTTGCAATACGTCCGCCTGCAATACAAAGGACTGGAAAGCCTGCAACAGAAGCAGTTTGAGACGGCACGCAGCTATTTCATGGAGCAGCTGTCGGCCATCAGCACCCCATGGGAGCCCAAGCGCGACTCAGTGGCTACCTACATGAACATTGCCTATACCTACCGCTTGGAGCAGGATCATGCCAACGAGATAGAATACCTGAAAAAAGCGCTGCAACTAGCCAGCGATAATAACATCAATGACCAAGCCACCAACATAGGTTACCTACTGATTGCTGCCCAGGCTAAGGAACTGACCGACCGCCAGGCTATGCAAATCATCATCATCATAGCCATAGGGCTGGCCCTACTCATCGTCATTGTCTTTGCCTTCCTGCTATGGCAGAAGAATCGCCAACTAAGCAATCGTAACCGCAGTCTATATGAGAAAAACAGACAAATGCTGGAGATGGAACGCGAGGAGCAAGCCCTCCGCAAAGAGGTTGTGGAAAACAAGTACAGTCGCAGTAACCTGAGCGACGAACAGAAAGACACGCTGATTTTCCGTATTCAGGACATCCTGAGCAACCCAGAAAACATCTGTCAGCCAGAATTCACACTAGCTAAACTGGCCAAGCAGGCCGAATCAAACACCACCTACGTATCGCAGGTTATCAACGAGCGCTACGGACAGGCTTTCAGCAATGTGCTTTCAAGCTTCCGCATCAAAGAGGCCTGCAGAAGGATGAGCGATGAAAGCGACAAATTTGGCAATATGACCATTGAGGGAATAGCTACCAGCGTAGGCTTCAAATCGCGTACCGCCTTTATCAACGCCTTTAAGCGTGAGGTTGGTCTTACACCTTCGGAATACCTGCGCATGGCCCTCTCCAAGGAGTCGTAA